A genomic region of Tamandua tetradactyla isolate mTamTet1 chromosome 2, mTamTet1.pri, whole genome shotgun sequence contains the following coding sequences:
- the NSMF gene encoding NMDA receptor synaptonuclear signaling and neuronal migration factor isoform X3, which translates to MGAVASRRRALRSEAVSSVAAKVRAARAFGEYLSQSHPENHNGADHLLADAYSGHDGSPEMQPAPQNKRRLSLVSNGRYEGGLSEETSGQKPAGEGPQPRVYTISGEPALLPGPEAAEAIELAVVKGRRQHERPHHHHSQPLRGSPGGSPEDLSRPCQSWAGSRQGSRECPGCAQLATGPGPSPRALGLDQPPLPEAASRRKKLERMHSVDRVSDDVPIRTWFPKESLFSFHTATTTMQAVFRGYAERKRRKRENHSASVIQRNFRKHLRMVGSRRVKAQTFAERRERSFSRSWSDPTPMKADTSHDSRDSNDLQSSCCTLDDGFEDLDWEAEKGLEAVACDSEGFLPPKVMLISSKVPKAEYIPTIIRRDDPSIIPILYDHEHATFEDILEEIEKKLNIYHKGAKIWKMLIFCQGGPGHLYLLKNKVATFAKVEKEEDMIHFWKRLSRLMSKVNPEPNIIHIMGCYILGNPNGEKLFKNLRTLMTPYRVTFESPLELSAQGKQMIETYFDFRLYRLWKSRQHSKLLDFEDVL; encoded by the exons ATGGGCGCCGTCGCCTCCAGGAGGAGGGCGCTGCGGAGCGAGGCCGTGTCCTCTGTGGCGGCCAAAGTGCG AGCAGCCCGAGCATTTGGAGAGTACCTGTCCCAGAGTCACCCTGAGAATCACAACGGCGCAG ACCACCTGCTGGCCGACGCCTACTCCGGCCACGACGGATCCCCAGAAATGCAGCCAGCACCCCAGAACAAGCGCCGTCTCTCCCTTGTCTCCAACGGCCGCTACGAGGGTGGCCTTTCTGAGGAGACCAGTGGCCAGAAGCCAGCTGGTGAGGGCCCTCAGCCCCGTGTGTATACCATCTCGGGGGAGCCAGCCCTGTTGCCTGGCCCTGAGGCTGCTGAGGCCATTGAGCTGGCCGTGGTGAAAGGACGGCGGCAGCATGAGcggccccaccaccaccacagccaGCCCCTGCGCGGCAGCCCTGGCGGTAGCCCTGAGGACCTCAGCAGACCCTGTCAGAGCTGGGCGGGCAGCCGCCAAGGCTCCAGGGAGTGCCCCGGCTGTGCCCAGCTGGCCACTGGCCCTGGCCCCTCCCCACGGGCCTTGGGGCTGGACCAGCCACCCCTGCCTGAGGCTGCCAGCCGCCGCAAGAAGCTGGAGAGGATGCACAGCGTGGATCGTGTGTCTG ACGACGTCCCCATCCGCACCTGGTTCCCCAAGGAGAGCCTCTTCAGCTTCCACACGGCAACGACCACTATGCAAGC GGTGTTCAGGGGCTACGCGGAGAGGAAGCGCCGGAAGCGAGAGAACCATTCCGCGTCCGTAATCCAGAG GAACTTCCGCAAACACCTGCGCATGGTTGGCAGCCGGCGGGTGAAGGCCCAGA CGTTCGCTGAGCGGCGCGAGCGGAGCTTCAGCCGGTCCTGGAGCGACCCCACCCCCATGAAAGCCGACACTTCCCACGACTCCCGAGACA GTAATGACCTGCAGAGCTCCTGCTGTACTCTGGACGACGGCTTCGAGGACCTGGACTGGGAGGCCGAGAAGGGCCTGGAGGCCGTGGCCTGTGACTCTGAGGGATTCTTGCCGCCCAAGGTCATG CTCATCTCCTCCAAGGTACCCAAAGCCGAGTACATCCCCACCATCATCCGCAGAGACGACCCCTCCATCATCCCCATTCTCTAC GACCATGAGCACGCGACCTTCGAGGACATCCTGG AGGAGATCGAGAAGAAGCTGAACATCTACCATAAGGGAGCCAAGATCTGGAAGATGCTGATTTTCTGCCAG GGGGGCCCTGGACACCTCTACTTGCTCAAGAACAAGGTGGCCACCTTTGCCAAGGTTGAGAAAGAAGAAGATATGATCCA tttCTGGAAGCGTTTGAGCCGCCTGATGAGCAAAGTGAACCCAGAGCCGAACATCATCCACATCATGGGATGCTATATCCTGGGGAACCCTAATGGAGAGAAG CTCTTCAAGAACCTCAGGACGCTCATGACTCCTTACAGGGTCACCTTCGAGTCTCCTCTGGAGCTGTCTGCCCAAG GAAAGCAAATGATTGAGACCTACTTCGACTTCCGGCTGTACCGCCTGTGGAAGAGCCGGCAGCATTCCAAGCTGCTGGACTTCGAGGATGTCCTGTGA
- the NSMF gene encoding NMDA receptor synaptonuclear signaling and neuronal migration factor isoform X2: MLCSWGAGEGHSVGGTWSLAAASSGSMRPGVRHGMRGSQGPTPEARLPVIPPSVCPEPAAAGPPGASSPDHLLADAYSGHDGSPEMQPAPQNKRRLSLVSNGRYEGGLSEETSGQKPAGEGPQPRVYTISGEPALLPGPEAAEAIELAVVKGRRQHERPHHHHSQPLRGSPGGSPEDLSRPCQSWAGSRQGSRECPGCAQLATGPGPSPRALGLDQPPLPEAASRRKKLERMHSVDRVSDDVPIRTWFPKESLFSFHTATTTMQANFRKHLRMVGSRRVKAQTFAERRERSFSRSWSDPTPMKADTSHDSRDSNDLQSSCCTLDDGFEDLDWEAEKGLEAVACDSEGFLPPKVMLISSKVPKAEYIPTIIRRDDPSIIPILYDHEHATFEDILEEIEKKLNIYHKGAKIWKMLIFCQGGPGHLYLLKNKVATFAKVEKEEDMIHFWKRLSRLMSKVNPEPNIIHIMGCYILGNPNGEKLFKNLRTLMTPYRVTFESPLELSAQGKQMIETYFDFRLYRLWKSRQHSKLLDFEDVL, translated from the exons ATGCTCTGTTcatggggggcgggggagggacaCAGTGTGGGAGGCACATGGAGCTTGGCCGCAGCCTCCTCTGGGAGCATGAGGCCTGGGGTTCGTCACGGGATGAGGGGCAGCCAGGGCCCGACCCCAGAAGCCAGGCTCCCGGTGATCCCACCCTCTGTATGCCCGGAGCCAGCAGCTGCAGGCCCACCTGGTGCTTCTTCCCCAGACCACCTGCTGGCCGACGCCTACTCCGGCCACGACGGATCCCCAGAAATGCAGCCAGCACCCCAGAACAAGCGCCGTCTCTCCCTTGTCTCCAACGGCCGCTACGAGGGTGGCCTTTCTGAGGAGACCAGTGGCCAGAAGCCAGCTGGTGAGGGCCCTCAGCCCCGTGTGTATACCATCTCGGGGGAGCCAGCCCTGTTGCCTGGCCCTGAGGCTGCTGAGGCCATTGAGCTGGCCGTGGTGAAAGGACGGCGGCAGCATGAGcggccccaccaccaccacagccaGCCCCTGCGCGGCAGCCCTGGCGGTAGCCCTGAGGACCTCAGCAGACCCTGTCAGAGCTGGGCGGGCAGCCGCCAAGGCTCCAGGGAGTGCCCCGGCTGTGCCCAGCTGGCCACTGGCCCTGGCCCCTCCCCACGGGCCTTGGGGCTGGACCAGCCACCCCTGCCTGAGGCTGCCAGCCGCCGCAAGAAGCTGGAGAGGATGCACAGCGTGGATCGTGTGTCTG ACGACGTCCCCATCCGCACCTGGTTCCCCAAGGAGAGCCTCTTCAGCTTCCACACGGCAACGACCACTATGCAAGC GAACTTCCGCAAACACCTGCGCATGGTTGGCAGCCGGCGGGTGAAGGCCCAGA CGTTCGCTGAGCGGCGCGAGCGGAGCTTCAGCCGGTCCTGGAGCGACCCCACCCCCATGAAAGCCGACACTTCCCACGACTCCCGAGACA GTAATGACCTGCAGAGCTCCTGCTGTACTCTGGACGACGGCTTCGAGGACCTGGACTGGGAGGCCGAGAAGGGCCTGGAGGCCGTGGCCTGTGACTCTGAGGGATTCTTGCCGCCCAAGGTCATG CTCATCTCCTCCAAGGTACCCAAAGCCGAGTACATCCCCACCATCATCCGCAGAGACGACCCCTCCATCATCCCCATTCTCTAC GACCATGAGCACGCGACCTTCGAGGACATCCTGG AGGAGATCGAGAAGAAGCTGAACATCTACCATAAGGGAGCCAAGATCTGGAAGATGCTGATTTTCTGCCAG GGGGGCCCTGGACACCTCTACTTGCTCAAGAACAAGGTGGCCACCTTTGCCAAGGTTGAGAAAGAAGAAGATATGATCCA tttCTGGAAGCGTTTGAGCCGCCTGATGAGCAAAGTGAACCCAGAGCCGAACATCATCCACATCATGGGATGCTATATCCTGGGGAACCCTAATGGAGAGAAG CTCTTCAAGAACCTCAGGACGCTCATGACTCCTTACAGGGTCACCTTCGAGTCTCCTCTGGAGCTGTCTGCCCAAG GAAAGCAAATGATTGAGACCTACTTCGACTTCCGGCTGTACCGCCTGTGGAAGAGCCGGCAGCATTCCAAGCTGCTGGACTTCGAGGATGTCCTGTGA
- the NSMF gene encoding NMDA receptor synaptonuclear signaling and neuronal migration factor isoform X6, whose protein sequence is MGAVASRRRALRSEAVSSVAAKVRAARAFGEYLSQSHPENHNGADHLLADAYSGHDGSPEMQPAPQNKRRLSLVSNGRYEGGLSEETSGQKPAGEGPQPRVYTISGEPALLPGPEAAEAIELAVVKGRRQHERPHHHHSQPLRGSPGGSPEDLSRPCQSWAGSRQGSRECPGCAQLATGPGPSPRALGLDQPPLPEAASRRKKLERMHSVDRVSDDVPIRTWFPKESLFSFHTATTTMQAVFRGYAERKRRKRENHSASVIQRNFRKHLRMVGSRRVKAQSNDLQSSCCTLDDGFEDLDWEAEKGLEAVACDSEGFLPPKVMLISSKVPKAEYIPTIIRRDDPSIIPILYDHEHATFEDILEEIEKKLNIYHKGAKIWKMLIFCQGGPGHLYLLKNKVATFAKVEKEEDMIHFWKRLSRLMSKVNPEPNIIHIMGCYILGNPNGEKLFKNLRTLMTPYRVTFESPLELSAQGKQMIETYFDFRLYRLWKSRQHSKLLDFEDVL, encoded by the exons ATGGGCGCCGTCGCCTCCAGGAGGAGGGCGCTGCGGAGCGAGGCCGTGTCCTCTGTGGCGGCCAAAGTGCG AGCAGCCCGAGCATTTGGAGAGTACCTGTCCCAGAGTCACCCTGAGAATCACAACGGCGCAG ACCACCTGCTGGCCGACGCCTACTCCGGCCACGACGGATCCCCAGAAATGCAGCCAGCACCCCAGAACAAGCGCCGTCTCTCCCTTGTCTCCAACGGCCGCTACGAGGGTGGCCTTTCTGAGGAGACCAGTGGCCAGAAGCCAGCTGGTGAGGGCCCTCAGCCCCGTGTGTATACCATCTCGGGGGAGCCAGCCCTGTTGCCTGGCCCTGAGGCTGCTGAGGCCATTGAGCTGGCCGTGGTGAAAGGACGGCGGCAGCATGAGcggccccaccaccaccacagccaGCCCCTGCGCGGCAGCCCTGGCGGTAGCCCTGAGGACCTCAGCAGACCCTGTCAGAGCTGGGCGGGCAGCCGCCAAGGCTCCAGGGAGTGCCCCGGCTGTGCCCAGCTGGCCACTGGCCCTGGCCCCTCCCCACGGGCCTTGGGGCTGGACCAGCCACCCCTGCCTGAGGCTGCCAGCCGCCGCAAGAAGCTGGAGAGGATGCACAGCGTGGATCGTGTGTCTG ACGACGTCCCCATCCGCACCTGGTTCCCCAAGGAGAGCCTCTTCAGCTTCCACACGGCAACGACCACTATGCAAGC GGTGTTCAGGGGCTACGCGGAGAGGAAGCGCCGGAAGCGAGAGAACCATTCCGCGTCCGTAATCCAGAG GAACTTCCGCAAACACCTGCGCATGGTTGGCAGCCGGCGGGTGAAGGCCCAGA GTAATGACCTGCAGAGCTCCTGCTGTACTCTGGACGACGGCTTCGAGGACCTGGACTGGGAGGCCGAGAAGGGCCTGGAGGCCGTGGCCTGTGACTCTGAGGGATTCTTGCCGCCCAAGGTCATG CTCATCTCCTCCAAGGTACCCAAAGCCGAGTACATCCCCACCATCATCCGCAGAGACGACCCCTCCATCATCCCCATTCTCTAC GACCATGAGCACGCGACCTTCGAGGACATCCTGG AGGAGATCGAGAAGAAGCTGAACATCTACCATAAGGGAGCCAAGATCTGGAAGATGCTGATTTTCTGCCAG GGGGGCCCTGGACACCTCTACTTGCTCAAGAACAAGGTGGCCACCTTTGCCAAGGTTGAGAAAGAAGAAGATATGATCCA tttCTGGAAGCGTTTGAGCCGCCTGATGAGCAAAGTGAACCCAGAGCCGAACATCATCCACATCATGGGATGCTATATCCTGGGGAACCCTAATGGAGAGAAG CTCTTCAAGAACCTCAGGACGCTCATGACTCCTTACAGGGTCACCTTCGAGTCTCCTCTGGAGCTGTCTGCCCAAG GAAAGCAAATGATTGAGACCTACTTCGACTTCCGGCTGTACCGCCTGTGGAAGAGCCGGCAGCATTCCAAGCTGCTGGACTTCGAGGATGTCCTGTGA
- the NSMF gene encoding NMDA receptor synaptonuclear signaling and neuronal migration factor isoform X1 has translation MLCSWGAGEGHSVGGTWSLAAASSGSMRPGVRHGMRGSQGPTPEARLPVIPPSVCPEPAAAGPPGASSPDHLLADAYSGHDGSPEMQPAPQNKRRLSLVSNGRYEGGLSEETSGQKPAGEGPQPRVYTISGEPALLPGPEAAEAIELAVVKGRRQHERPHHHHSQPLRGSPGGSPEDLSRPCQSWAGSRQGSRECPGCAQLATGPGPSPRALGLDQPPLPEAASRRKKLERMHSVDRVSDDVPIRTWFPKESLFSFHTATTTMQAVFRGYAERKRRKRENHSASVIQRNFRKHLRMVGSRRVKAQTFAERRERSFSRSWSDPTPMKADTSHDSRDSNDLQSSCCTLDDGFEDLDWEAEKGLEAVACDSEGFLPPKVMLISSKVPKAEYIPTIIRRDDPSIIPILYDHEHATFEDILEEIEKKLNIYHKGAKIWKMLIFCQGGPGHLYLLKNKVATFAKVEKEEDMIHFWKRLSRLMSKVNPEPNIIHIMGCYILGNPNGEKLFKNLRTLMTPYRVTFESPLELSAQGKQMIETYFDFRLYRLWKSRQHSKLLDFEDVL, from the exons ATGCTCTGTTcatggggggcgggggagggacaCAGTGTGGGAGGCACATGGAGCTTGGCCGCAGCCTCCTCTGGGAGCATGAGGCCTGGGGTTCGTCACGGGATGAGGGGCAGCCAGGGCCCGACCCCAGAAGCCAGGCTCCCGGTGATCCCACCCTCTGTATGCCCGGAGCCAGCAGCTGCAGGCCCACCTGGTGCTTCTTCCCCAGACCACCTGCTGGCCGACGCCTACTCCGGCCACGACGGATCCCCAGAAATGCAGCCAGCACCCCAGAACAAGCGCCGTCTCTCCCTTGTCTCCAACGGCCGCTACGAGGGTGGCCTTTCTGAGGAGACCAGTGGCCAGAAGCCAGCTGGTGAGGGCCCTCAGCCCCGTGTGTATACCATCTCGGGGGAGCCAGCCCTGTTGCCTGGCCCTGAGGCTGCTGAGGCCATTGAGCTGGCCGTGGTGAAAGGACGGCGGCAGCATGAGcggccccaccaccaccacagccaGCCCCTGCGCGGCAGCCCTGGCGGTAGCCCTGAGGACCTCAGCAGACCCTGTCAGAGCTGGGCGGGCAGCCGCCAAGGCTCCAGGGAGTGCCCCGGCTGTGCCCAGCTGGCCACTGGCCCTGGCCCCTCCCCACGGGCCTTGGGGCTGGACCAGCCACCCCTGCCTGAGGCTGCCAGCCGCCGCAAGAAGCTGGAGAGGATGCACAGCGTGGATCGTGTGTCTG ACGACGTCCCCATCCGCACCTGGTTCCCCAAGGAGAGCCTCTTCAGCTTCCACACGGCAACGACCACTATGCAAGC GGTGTTCAGGGGCTACGCGGAGAGGAAGCGCCGGAAGCGAGAGAACCATTCCGCGTCCGTAATCCAGAG GAACTTCCGCAAACACCTGCGCATGGTTGGCAGCCGGCGGGTGAAGGCCCAGA CGTTCGCTGAGCGGCGCGAGCGGAGCTTCAGCCGGTCCTGGAGCGACCCCACCCCCATGAAAGCCGACACTTCCCACGACTCCCGAGACA GTAATGACCTGCAGAGCTCCTGCTGTACTCTGGACGACGGCTTCGAGGACCTGGACTGGGAGGCCGAGAAGGGCCTGGAGGCCGTGGCCTGTGACTCTGAGGGATTCTTGCCGCCCAAGGTCATG CTCATCTCCTCCAAGGTACCCAAAGCCGAGTACATCCCCACCATCATCCGCAGAGACGACCCCTCCATCATCCCCATTCTCTAC GACCATGAGCACGCGACCTTCGAGGACATCCTGG AGGAGATCGAGAAGAAGCTGAACATCTACCATAAGGGAGCCAAGATCTGGAAGATGCTGATTTTCTGCCAG GGGGGCCCTGGACACCTCTACTTGCTCAAGAACAAGGTGGCCACCTTTGCCAAGGTTGAGAAAGAAGAAGATATGATCCA tttCTGGAAGCGTTTGAGCCGCCTGATGAGCAAAGTGAACCCAGAGCCGAACATCATCCACATCATGGGATGCTATATCCTGGGGAACCCTAATGGAGAGAAG CTCTTCAAGAACCTCAGGACGCTCATGACTCCTTACAGGGTCACCTTCGAGTCTCCTCTGGAGCTGTCTGCCCAAG GAAAGCAAATGATTGAGACCTACTTCGACTTCCGGCTGTACCGCCTGTGGAAGAGCCGGCAGCATTCCAAGCTGCTGGACTTCGAGGATGTCCTGTGA
- the NSMF gene encoding NMDA receptor synaptonuclear signaling and neuronal migration factor isoform X5 gives MGAVASRRRALRSEAVSSVAAKVRAARAFGEYLSQSHPENHNGADHLLADAYSGHDGSPEMQPAPQNKRRLSLVSNGRYEGGLSEETSGQKPAGEGPQPRVYTISGEPALLPGPEAAEAIELAVVKGRRQHERPHHHHSQPLRGSPGGSPEDLSRPCQSWAGSRQGSRECPGCAQLATGPGPSPRALGLDQPPLPEAASRRKKLERMHSVDRVSDDVPIRTWFPKESLFSFHTATTTMQANFRKHLRMVGSRRVKAQTFAERRERSFSRSWSDPTPMKADTSHDSRDSNDLQSSCCTLDDGFEDLDWEAEKGLEAVACDSEGFLPPKVMLISSKVPKAEYIPTIIRRDDPSIIPILYDHEHATFEDILEEIEKKLNIYHKGAKIWKMLIFCQGGPGHLYLLKNKVATFAKVEKEEDMIHFWKRLSRLMSKVNPEPNIIHIMGCYILGNPNGEKLFKNLRTLMTPYRVTFESPLELSAQGKQMIETYFDFRLYRLWKSRQHSKLLDFEDVL, from the exons ATGGGCGCCGTCGCCTCCAGGAGGAGGGCGCTGCGGAGCGAGGCCGTGTCCTCTGTGGCGGCCAAAGTGCG AGCAGCCCGAGCATTTGGAGAGTACCTGTCCCAGAGTCACCCTGAGAATCACAACGGCGCAG ACCACCTGCTGGCCGACGCCTACTCCGGCCACGACGGATCCCCAGAAATGCAGCCAGCACCCCAGAACAAGCGCCGTCTCTCCCTTGTCTCCAACGGCCGCTACGAGGGTGGCCTTTCTGAGGAGACCAGTGGCCAGAAGCCAGCTGGTGAGGGCCCTCAGCCCCGTGTGTATACCATCTCGGGGGAGCCAGCCCTGTTGCCTGGCCCTGAGGCTGCTGAGGCCATTGAGCTGGCCGTGGTGAAAGGACGGCGGCAGCATGAGcggccccaccaccaccacagccaGCCCCTGCGCGGCAGCCCTGGCGGTAGCCCTGAGGACCTCAGCAGACCCTGTCAGAGCTGGGCGGGCAGCCGCCAAGGCTCCAGGGAGTGCCCCGGCTGTGCCCAGCTGGCCACTGGCCCTGGCCCCTCCCCACGGGCCTTGGGGCTGGACCAGCCACCCCTGCCTGAGGCTGCCAGCCGCCGCAAGAAGCTGGAGAGGATGCACAGCGTGGATCGTGTGTCTG ACGACGTCCCCATCCGCACCTGGTTCCCCAAGGAGAGCCTCTTCAGCTTCCACACGGCAACGACCACTATGCAAGC GAACTTCCGCAAACACCTGCGCATGGTTGGCAGCCGGCGGGTGAAGGCCCAGA CGTTCGCTGAGCGGCGCGAGCGGAGCTTCAGCCGGTCCTGGAGCGACCCCACCCCCATGAAAGCCGACACTTCCCACGACTCCCGAGACA GTAATGACCTGCAGAGCTCCTGCTGTACTCTGGACGACGGCTTCGAGGACCTGGACTGGGAGGCCGAGAAGGGCCTGGAGGCCGTGGCCTGTGACTCTGAGGGATTCTTGCCGCCCAAGGTCATG CTCATCTCCTCCAAGGTACCCAAAGCCGAGTACATCCCCACCATCATCCGCAGAGACGACCCCTCCATCATCCCCATTCTCTAC GACCATGAGCACGCGACCTTCGAGGACATCCTGG AGGAGATCGAGAAGAAGCTGAACATCTACCATAAGGGAGCCAAGATCTGGAAGATGCTGATTTTCTGCCAG GGGGGCCCTGGACACCTCTACTTGCTCAAGAACAAGGTGGCCACCTTTGCCAAGGTTGAGAAAGAAGAAGATATGATCCA tttCTGGAAGCGTTTGAGCCGCCTGATGAGCAAAGTGAACCCAGAGCCGAACATCATCCACATCATGGGATGCTATATCCTGGGGAACCCTAATGGAGAGAAG CTCTTCAAGAACCTCAGGACGCTCATGACTCCTTACAGGGTCACCTTCGAGTCTCCTCTGGAGCTGTCTGCCCAAG GAAAGCAAATGATTGAGACCTACTTCGACTTCCGGCTGTACCGCCTGTGGAAGAGCCGGCAGCATTCCAAGCTGCTGGACTTCGAGGATGTCCTGTGA
- the NSMF gene encoding NMDA receptor synaptonuclear signaling and neuronal migration factor isoform X4: protein MLCSWGAGEGHSVGGTWSLAAASSGSMRPGVRHGMRGSQGPTPEARLPVIPPSVCPEPAAAGPPGASSPDHLLADAYSGHDGSPEMQPAPQNKRRLSLVSNGRYEGGLSEETSGQKPAGEGPQPRVYTISGEPALLPGPEAAEAIELAVVKGRRQHERPHHHHSQPLRGSPGGSPEDLSRPCQSWAGSRQGSRECPGCAQLATGPGPSPRALGLDQPPLPEAASRRKKLERMHSVDRVSDDVPIRTWFPKESLFSFHTATTTMQAVFRGYAERKRRKRENHSASVIQRNFRKHLRMVGSRRVKAQSNDLQSSCCTLDDGFEDLDWEAEKGLEAVACDSEGFLPPKVMLISSKVPKAEYIPTIIRRDDPSIIPILYDHEHATFEDILEEIEKKLNIYHKGAKIWKMLIFCQGGPGHLYLLKNKVATFAKVEKEEDMIHFWKRLSRLMSKVNPEPNIIHIMGCYILGNPNGEKLFKNLRTLMTPYRVTFESPLELSAQGKQMIETYFDFRLYRLWKSRQHSKLLDFEDVL, encoded by the exons ATGCTCTGTTcatggggggcgggggagggacaCAGTGTGGGAGGCACATGGAGCTTGGCCGCAGCCTCCTCTGGGAGCATGAGGCCTGGGGTTCGTCACGGGATGAGGGGCAGCCAGGGCCCGACCCCAGAAGCCAGGCTCCCGGTGATCCCACCCTCTGTATGCCCGGAGCCAGCAGCTGCAGGCCCACCTGGTGCTTCTTCCCCAGACCACCTGCTGGCCGACGCCTACTCCGGCCACGACGGATCCCCAGAAATGCAGCCAGCACCCCAGAACAAGCGCCGTCTCTCCCTTGTCTCCAACGGCCGCTACGAGGGTGGCCTTTCTGAGGAGACCAGTGGCCAGAAGCCAGCTGGTGAGGGCCCTCAGCCCCGTGTGTATACCATCTCGGGGGAGCCAGCCCTGTTGCCTGGCCCTGAGGCTGCTGAGGCCATTGAGCTGGCCGTGGTGAAAGGACGGCGGCAGCATGAGcggccccaccaccaccacagccaGCCCCTGCGCGGCAGCCCTGGCGGTAGCCCTGAGGACCTCAGCAGACCCTGTCAGAGCTGGGCGGGCAGCCGCCAAGGCTCCAGGGAGTGCCCCGGCTGTGCCCAGCTGGCCACTGGCCCTGGCCCCTCCCCACGGGCCTTGGGGCTGGACCAGCCACCCCTGCCTGAGGCTGCCAGCCGCCGCAAGAAGCTGGAGAGGATGCACAGCGTGGATCGTGTGTCTG ACGACGTCCCCATCCGCACCTGGTTCCCCAAGGAGAGCCTCTTCAGCTTCCACACGGCAACGACCACTATGCAAGC GGTGTTCAGGGGCTACGCGGAGAGGAAGCGCCGGAAGCGAGAGAACCATTCCGCGTCCGTAATCCAGAG GAACTTCCGCAAACACCTGCGCATGGTTGGCAGCCGGCGGGTGAAGGCCCAGA GTAATGACCTGCAGAGCTCCTGCTGTACTCTGGACGACGGCTTCGAGGACCTGGACTGGGAGGCCGAGAAGGGCCTGGAGGCCGTGGCCTGTGACTCTGAGGGATTCTTGCCGCCCAAGGTCATG CTCATCTCCTCCAAGGTACCCAAAGCCGAGTACATCCCCACCATCATCCGCAGAGACGACCCCTCCATCATCCCCATTCTCTAC GACCATGAGCACGCGACCTTCGAGGACATCCTGG AGGAGATCGAGAAGAAGCTGAACATCTACCATAAGGGAGCCAAGATCTGGAAGATGCTGATTTTCTGCCAG GGGGGCCCTGGACACCTCTACTTGCTCAAGAACAAGGTGGCCACCTTTGCCAAGGTTGAGAAAGAAGAAGATATGATCCA tttCTGGAAGCGTTTGAGCCGCCTGATGAGCAAAGTGAACCCAGAGCCGAACATCATCCACATCATGGGATGCTATATCCTGGGGAACCCTAATGGAGAGAAG CTCTTCAAGAACCTCAGGACGCTCATGACTCCTTACAGGGTCACCTTCGAGTCTCCTCTGGAGCTGTCTGCCCAAG GAAAGCAAATGATTGAGACCTACTTCGACTTCCGGCTGTACCGCCTGTGGAAGAGCCGGCAGCATTCCAAGCTGCTGGACTTCGAGGATGTCCTGTGA